The Candidatus Mycosynbacter amalyticus genome contains the following window.
GGATCGTTTCCGCGCCTAACAGAGTCAGTGGCGCTTGAAAGTGTCACTCCTCGTGTTATACTAGATACTAGATTTATAGAACCAGGGGGAGAGACTAGGAATGCCCGAAGTAAAACCAAGTGAAGTCCAGACATTTGCAAGCATCAAGGTAGTTGGTGTTGGCGGTGCAGGTGGTTCAGCTGTCAATCGCATGAAAGAAGCAGGCCTGTCTGGTGTGCAATTCATTGCCATGAATACCGATGCACAGGCGCTTCACAATTCTAAGGCAGATGTAAAAATCCATCTCGGTAAAGACGCGACTGGCGGACTCGGTGCCGGCGCAGATCCAAGCGTAGGCGAACAGGCCGCGCACGAATCTCGTGAAGAGATTAAAAGCGCACTTGAAGGTGCAGACATGGTATTTGTGACTATCGGTGCTGGCGGTGGTACCGGCTCCGGTGCCGGGCATGTAGTGGCCGAAATCGCTCGAGAGCTTGGTATTTTGGTGGTTGGTGTTGCGACTAAGCCGTTTAGCTTCGAAGGAGAGAAGCGTCGCACCAACGCTGACTGGGCTATCGCGCATTTAGGGCGCCAAGTGGATACACTGATTACGATTCCAAACGATCGCCTACTTCAGACTATTGACCGCCGCACACCGCTTCTTGAGACGTTCAAAATCGCCGACGACGTACTGCGGCAGGGTGTGCAAGGTATCTCCGAGCTTATTACCGAGCACGGCCTTATCAATCTCGACTTTGCTGACGTGAAGGCAATCATGAGCAATGCTGGTAGTGCGCTGATGGGCATTGGTCGTGCGAGCGGTGAAGAGCGTGCAGCTCTTGCGGCGCAGCAAGCAATCGAGTCACCACTTATCGAAGTCTCTATCGATGGTGCAAAAGGCGTGCTGTTCAATGTCACTGGTGGCTACGATATGTCGATGAGCGAGATCCAAGAGGCTGCCGAGATTATCACGAGCGCAGTTGCACCGGATGCCAATATCATTTTTGGTGCAACCCTCAAGCCTGACCTGGAAGATGAATTGATCATCACTGTTATTGCAACCGGCTTTGATAGCGAATATTTTGATGAGCAGGCGGCAGCACTTGGTGGCGCGGCTTCAGTATCGCAGGAAGCTCAAACTCCAGAGCGTCTCACAAAAGTGGACGATACGGAGGTGGAGAGCGTCAACATGGATCTCGACCAGACGAATGCAGCTGCAGAATTTGCGGCCGAGCCATCGCATGATATCTGGAGCCAACCCGTACCAGCACCAGAGGAAGACGACGAGTCAGATATGCCCGCATTCTTGCGTCGTCGCAAAAAGAACAAATCAGACGAATAGGATTCCAAGGAGCGACAATGAATACCCAGCAGTACCGTATCGGCGACAGCAAGGTGCTGGAATCGCGTGAAGTGAGTGATGGCAAGACAATCCGCCGCCGCCGCGAAACACTCGATGGCAAATATCGTTTCACTACGTACGAGCGCATCGAAAAGCCGAACCTCGCCGTCGTCAAAAAGAACGGTAGCCGTGAACTATTCGATCGCGAGAAACTAGCCGGCGCAATCAAGCAGTCGGTCGGCAAATTTTTCAAATCAGAGATAGAGGTTGAGCGTATCATCGACGATATCGAAGACGCCGTCTATGCAGTTGGTGAATCGGAAGTTTCATCCAAGCATATCGGCGAAATTGTGCTTGATAAACTTGCCGATAAAAATGAGGTCGCATATGTGCGTTTCGCAAGCGTCTACCATGACTTCAAGACACTCGACGAGTTTGAGTCAATCTTGGCATCACGTCGCAGACAAAGGGAGGGTGAGGCGTGAAAGTTTCAGTAGTCTACCGCGAGGAAAGTGATCATGCACGTGCGGTCATCGATTTTGTGAGAGACTACCAGCGTCAGACCGGGCGCGAGTTGGAGACGATTGACCCCGACTCTCCGGAAGGGGCGCAGTTTTGCCGCACATACGATATCGTGGAATATCCAAGTATCGTAGCGGCCAGCAACGAGGGTGTGCTACAAAACCTCTGGCGCGGCCTTCCATTGCCACTTATCAACGAACTGAGCTATTACGACCATGATGAATAAACTACATGCTATCCGAGACTTTTTCACACACGAAGACAAGAAGCTTCGTGACGATCGCTGGATATTTGCCAGTATGCTCGTAGGTGCAGTGTTAAGTCTCCTTGCTTCGTTTGTACTATCATACGATGCGATTCAAATTGCTAAAAATCCTAATGCCGAGCTAAGCTGCAGCGTCAATGTTGTCATCAACTGTGCAACAGTTGCCAAGCACCCGACAGCAGAAATGTTTGGCTTCCCAAATAGTTTTCTTGGACTTATGGCAGAATCGGTTGTCATCACGGTTGCCATCGCAGGCCTTGCTGGCATTCGTTTTCCGCGAGGCTTCATGTTTGCGGCCCAGATAGGCTACACCCTCGGTCTTATCTTTGCGTATGTCTTGTTTTATATCAGCTTCTTCATCATTCAGGCATTGTGCCCGTGGTGCTTGCTTGTCACGCTCACTACCACGCTCGTATTCTTTGCCATGACGCGCTACAATATCCGCGAGAATAATCTCTATTTGCCGAAATCTATTATGAGGCCACTGCATCGCTGGATCGAGAAGGATTATGACAAGCTACTCATGTGGTCTCTCATTGTGATCTTTATTGCGGCTATCATCGTCAAATATGGAGACGGTCTGTTTGCCTAGTATGCTCGTCAGCTTTGTGGCCGCACTGGCTGCTGCGAGTGTATTTATGACCGGGGTATTTCTGTGGGCTAGGGCACGTGGCCGCTATGATGTGATCGACATCGCATGGGGCGTCGTATTTATTGTGATTGCTGTGACAACGTACATACTAGGCGACCCTGGTGCCTTGCAGCTACTACTGCTACTACTTGTTGCCGCTTGGGGGCTCAGGCTGTCATTGCATATTTATCGGCGCTGGCGTCGTTCGGACAAAGAGGATCATCGCTATCAGCAGCTCCGGCGTGATTATACTAAGAAGCGTGGCGGTGTGGCGTGGAATATGTATGGCAAAGTATTTTTGGTGCAGGCTCTACTCGCAGTCGTCGTTTGTACACCGGTTATCATTGCGATGGGTAGTGAGCCTGCTCTGATTGGCACATGGGCGCTTGTCGGCGCGTGTATCTGGTGTATTGGTTTTTATTTCGAGACGGTAGGTGACTGGCAGCTGCGTAAGTTTCTTTCTGACTCATCAAACAAAGGTAAGATTATGACGCGGGGCCTCTGGAAATATACCCGTCACCCCAATTACTTCGGTGAGATGACGCAGTGGTGGGGGATTTTTGTGATTGCGCTGTCCGTAGAATACGGGTGGGCGGGGCTTATTGGGCCACTTGTCATCACATGGTTACTCGTGTTTATATCTGGCGTGCCACTTACCGAGCGTCATTTCCGCGGTCGTCCAGGCTGGGACGAGTATGTGCGACGTACGAGTAAGCTTATTCCTCTGCCGCCTCGTAGCGACGATTGAAAAACACCACCAAAATTGCTACTATAAGTACAAGACGTTTGAGTGACTATCCATCACGAGTCGTGGGAAGAAAGGTGTAGACCGACTAGAACCCGCCGCTACGCTAGCGACAAAAGCGACAAATAAGCGCTAAAAGAATCACTTCTTTTGGAAGTCAGATGGTACCGTCCGCCGATGCGGATTCTGACAGCCGGAAGAAGTGGTTTTTTATTTTACGAAAGGATGTAGGATGAAATTCAAAGCTAACTCGCGCCGACGCGCACTAGAATACGAAAAAGATTGGGTTCAAAAGTGGAAAACACAGAAAACGTTTGAAAAATCGGTCGAACAACGACCAGCGGATAATGCCTATGTATTCTATGACGGCCCGCCCTTCATCACGGGTGTGCCACATCATGGAACGCTCCTGAGTAGTGTAGTGAAAGATGCTGTGCCGCGTTATCAAACTATGCTTGGCAAACGCGTGGAACGTGTGTGGGGCTGGGACTGTCATGGTCTACCGGCAGAGGTATTTACCGAGAAGAAGCTTGGTATTAAAGACCGACGCGATATCGGTACGAAGATTAGTCTAGAAGAATATATCACAACCGCTCGCGACAACATGGTTCAGACGAGTAGCCTGTGGAATGACACAATCGACCGTATCGGCCGCTGGGTCGATATGGATAATGCATACAAAACCATGGATAAAGAATACATGGAATCCATCTGGTGGGCATTCAAGGAACTCTACAATAAAGGCAAGATCTACGAAGGTGAGCGCGTACTTATGTACTGCACACGCGACGCCACGCCGCTTTCGAAAGCCGAAGTTACTATGGATGCCGGCGCGTATCAAGATGTTACCGACCCGAGTGTCTATGTGAAGTTCAAGCTAACAAACGGCAACACTCTACTTGCTTGGACTACCACGCCGTGGACACTGCCGGCCAACACGGCCGTGGCAGTGAACAAAGATTTGGACTACGTAGAAGTAAAGGTGGGTGATGAACAATTTACTGTAGCCAAAGAACTCGTGCAGAAGGTATTGACTGACGAAAAGCATCAGCCGCTGGAGTATGAAGTTGTACGTGAGCTCAAAGGCGAGGAGCTAGTGGGACTTAGTTATGAGCCGCTGTTTGAAAATAGGGGAGAGGATGCGCACAAAGTATGGGCGGCAGACTATGTCTCGGCTGAAGACGGTTCTGGTATCGTGCATATCGCACCAGCGTATGGCGAAGAGGACTTCGAGTTGGCGCAGCGCGAAGGTATTCCTGTCGTGCATGTCATCGATGAAAATGGCCTATATAGCGAGACAGAGTGGCGGGGCGAAAACGTCTGGGAGATCAACAAGACAATCGCTAAGATGCTTCATGAGCGCGGCACCGTCTGGAAGATCGACTACATCCGCCACTCGTATCCACACTGTCATCGCTGCGGCACACGTCTCATGTACCGTGCACATCCGAGCTGGTTCTTTGACGTGCAAGGTCAGAAGCAGCTCATGCTGGAGAAAAATACCGAACAAATCGAATGGTTTCCCGAGCATCTCAAACACGGGCGCTGGCAGAAAAACATCGAAGCCGCGCCAGACTGGAACCTGTCTCGCGACCGCTTTTGGGCAACCGCTATGCCAGTCTGGGAAGGCAAAGATAAAGACGGTAAGAAGCACCAGATCGTGGTAGGCAGCTACGCCGAACTCAAAGATCTGAGTGGGCGAGAGCTCGACGATTACCACCGACCATGGGTCGACGACATTACGTTCGAAAAAGATGGGATCCACTACACTCGAATAGAAAAAGTACTAGACGGCTGGTTCGAGAGTGGTAGCATGCCGTTTGCACAATTCCATTATCCATTCGAAAACAAAGCCAAGTTCGAAGCCAATTTCCCTGGCGATTTCATCTCGGAGTACATCGGCCAAGTCCGTGCATGGTTTTACTACTTACATGTCGTGGGTGTCGGACTGTTTGGTGAGGCACCGTTCAAACATGTCATCACCACGGGCGTGGTCGCGGGCAACGACGGGCGCAAGATGAGTAAAAGCTATGGCAATTACACCGATCCAAACGAGCTGATGGATAAGTTTAGTGCCGATAGTCTACGCTTCTTGCTACTCAGTAGCCCGCTGCTAAGCGGAGAAGACTTCGCGTTGCACGACAAGGATGTAGGTGATGTCGCACGCAAACTCAGTATGATTTGGAACATGTACGATTTCTTTACTATGTATGCAGAGGTTGACGGCTGGGAGTTCGACCCTACGAAGCCATTTACGACCAACCCGGAAGACGTTCACAATCCACTCGACAAATGGATCATCAGTCGCGTGCATGAGCTGAACAAGCATGTCAGCGAGCATATGGATGCCTATAACTTACCGGTCGCGATGAGTGAGTTTCTACCGTTTATTGAGGATGCGAGTAATTGGTTTGTGCGCCGCTCACGCCGACGTTTCTGGAAGAGCGAAGATGACGGTGACAAAGCCGAGGCATATTGTACGCTGCACTATGTACTGATGAAACTGTCGGTCATCCTGGCGCCATTTACACCCTTCCTGAGTGAAGAATTGTATCAAAATCTTGGTGGCGGTGGGGAGTCGGTACATTTGCTTGACTGGCCGTCTAACTACACTGTTGATCAGCTTGTACTCGACGAAATGGGAACTGTACGTGAGTATGTCAATCAAGCCCTCAGTATCCGTGCCAAGGAACGTCTCAAAATTCGCCAGCCACTCGCGAGTGTAACCGTACCTACGCTTGGCAAATTTGTGAATTTCGAAGACATCCTCACCGAAGAGCTGAACGTTAAAAAAGTTGTTCAGGGTGGCGAACTGACACTTGACCTAGAACTTACGCCAGAGCTCAAGCGCGAAGGCCTCATGCGTGAAGTGATTCGACATATTCAAGCGACCCGCAAAGACGCCGGTCTCAATGTTGATGATCGCATCGTGCTGCACCTTTCAACTGATAATCAAGAGCTTGCGGCTGCTATCGCCGAACACGAGGATACGATACGCACCGAAGTGCTCGCAGACGGTGTGTCGACCGATAAACTGTCATATGAAAAAGATGTCAAAGTTGAGGGAGCGGATCTTCAAGTTTCACTCGAAAAATACTCTGCCTAAGCTTGAGTAAATCCTTAAAATCTGCTATCCTAACCTCATAAACAATCAAATCGCATGTGGAGTGCAGATAGAGGTGTGAAATGGGGCTGGCTATTAAGTCGAAACGTCGCGGTGGGCTGATACTAACAGTAATAGCGGCATTTGCGCTAGTCGCACAGCCAATGTATGGGCTTATAGCGGACCAAGTGGCGCATGCGGCAGGCAATGTCACAATCAACGAAGTGTCGAGCGCTAGCTCGCCAGAATGGGTTGAACTATATGCTCCGGCTGACACAAATCTTGCTGGCTGGGTAGTGCAGTTCGACGCAAATGACGGCACCGCGCAAAAGAAAATCCTTACCAGCGCCGATGTGACAGACGCAAACGGCTTGTTTGTTGTCGAGACAACAACCACATGGCTTACAAATACTGGTGACGTAATCAAACTGTACGACGGCACCACTCTCAAGCAGACGGTGACGGTGCCAAACCTTACTGCTGCGCAGAGTTATCGCGCAGACTATGACGGCGCGTCGGCATTTGCAATATCCGGCACGCCGACAAAAGGTATCACAAACGGTACAGCCCCCGCACTCACACTTGCCCAGCGTGTTGCTGCCGCAGCTCCTGGTGATACGATTGATATTACAAACGACGAAGTTATCCCGTCGCAAGTCGTCATCACTAAACCTCTAATAATCAAAAGCTCCACCGGCGCCAAACTTTCCACGCCAAATGCACTCACCGGTATACTTGGCATCCAGTCAAATAACGTCACAATCGATGGCCTGATATTTGAATCCAACTTTGATATCGGTGAGTCGCAAGTCGTCCGTGGTTTGGAAATCTCTAGCTACACGGGTATTACTGTCAAAAACAACCGGTTCCTTAATCTCCGTCAGCCTGCCTATATCAATGACAACGCGCAGGTGACGGTGATAAATAACTATACCAATCAGACAAAAGGTTGGGTCATTCTTTCGAACAGCAACGTTTCATTTAGTGGTAATACTTGGGGTACAAATGTACTTGATATTGCCATCATCGCTGGTGCGACAAATAATTATTCTGACGCACAAGTGGTTGCTATGAGCGATACAAATGCTGATGCGGTGGTAGAAAATCAGTTCGGTGGCAGCAAGCGACTCTCCGATGCCTATGTGACGCAGACTAGTAATGGCAATAGCGGTGATGAAGGTTCAAAATGGAATCCATATACTAGTATCCAGAGCGGTGTCGGTCGCATCGTACCAGGCGGTACTGTCCATGTTGCAAATGGCACATATAGTCAGTCAACATCTGTCGATAAGTCGGCCACCGTCAAAGCAGAGAGTCAGGCGGCTCGCGTCATCGGTGGACCAAGCTACAACGACACAGCGTTTCGTGTCGCAGCACCAAACGTCACAATCGATGGATTCTCAATCGGCGACACATCATCGATGGTAGGCACCGTCGGTGTCGATCTGGGTGGCAGCGCAGGTGCCGTGGTCAAAAACAACGTCATCGAGCACAACCAGCGTGGCATCAGCCTTGCGGGCGCGTCAAACGTCACACTTGATAGCAACACGGTACGTGATAACAATGCAAATCCAGAGAATAATGCGGGAATTTGGGGCGATGCCGTAAGCGGCATCACTATAGTAAATAGTGCATTTTCGGGCGCAAGTAATACTTCGATTAATCTCGCTGGTTCGTCAAACATCGTTCTCTCACGCAATACCTTTACTAGCGGCGCAAACGCTGCAGTGCTATGGGGCGATAGCAATGTCACGCTACAAGATAACTTGCTAAGTGGTCTCAGTAGCACTGGCTTCTTTGTCACTGGTACGATTGGGCTAAATGCGACCAACAATACACTTACAGCATCGACGACAGGCAAAAGCGCTTTCAGCATCAGCACGGCAAGCGGTGCCCAGTCATCCGACATTACGCTAACCGGCAACAAGATTACTGGCTATACAAACGGTTTGAATGTAGGTTCAGGATCATTCAGTGGGACTGTCGCAGCCACGAAAAACTGGTGGGGTAGTGCAACTGGCCCGCAAGATACAAACAGTACCGATGGCAGCACCCCGGCAGCAAATGCTGCAGGCACTGGCGTCGCCGTCAACGGTGCAGCGCGCTACGGTAGCTGGTGCCTCAGCGTTGCGTGTACTGATTTCTACGGCGCACTGACTGCACCAACTAACCTTACTCCACCTGCTGGCGCCTTCACTCGAGATCGCGGCTTCTCGATGACTTGGAACGTTGTTCCTGGTGCAAGCATCTACGAATACCGCACGGCAAATACATTGGTCGATGCGACTACACTCGGCCCAATCATTTATAGCGACAACAGCGCCTCGTCGAACTACTCTGTAGCAGGCGGCAAGGTGACGCGCGGTAACAGTGGTACGCCGGATGCCGATTACTACTGGCAGGTTCGCGCCGGCGACGGCTCAGGCAGCTGGGGTCCATGGAGCGCGATTAGCAAAGTCACTGTCGACAACGTTGCGCCGACTAGCACAAATGACCTTGCTAGTCTCGTGCGCGGCAGCCTGATAATTCACCACACAATTACCGACAATACGCAGCCTGCCTCTGGCAAACTCCGCATCTGGAAGCAAAATTCAGACGGCAGCCTCGACAACTCGAAGTTCTACGCGAGTGCCAACGCGGTTGCCACCGACAGCGCAGGAGTCGCTACTTATGCACTCAATACCGCGTCGCAGCTCTATGGCGATGGCAAATACACTGCCAAATTCACTTCACGCGACGCAGCAGGCAACGAAAGCGTCCAAGAAAAAGTCTTCACTGTCGACAATACGGCACCGACAGTCACTGTTAAATCGGGTGCGATCGGCAACACAACGAGCAAAATCTTTAGCAACGTCAGCCTTAGTCTCTACGACGCGTACCAGGTCGACAGATACGTGCTCAACGGCCAAATGGTTGATTTCACAAACAATACCTACAGCGACGCAAACTTCCAAAACATCAAATCAAAACTCGTCCAAGGCTCCAATACATTCGTACTCTACGATGTCGCTGGCAATACCACGACATACGTCTTCAACTATGACACGGTTGCCCCTGCTGCTCCGACACACCAGTCGCCAGGGGCAGACACCATCCAGTCGTCAAACGATTTCTGGTTTGATTGGTCCGACGTGTCCGACGCCGTGAGTTACGAGATGCAAAACTCGCAAAATCCAGCGATAGGCGCAGATGGTTCGTTTACAAATGTCCAGTGGACAGGCGACTACCAACAAATCCAACCAATTGAATCGCAGGCTCGCTCTGTCGGCGCCAACGGTACTTGGTACTGGCAGGTTCGCGCAGTCGATGCAGCAGGCAACAAAAGCACATGGACAGCACCATGGAAGGTCACGATTGACCATGATGCACCACATGTACCGGTAGATCTTACCTGGGTCGCACAAGGTGGCGCTAGCGTCACGAGTGGAAACGCCACAAACGTAGCGCAGGGGACACTAGGCTGGAATCACGCTTTGAGCGATTCGGATGTTGATCATTATAAATACTATTTCTGGACAAATATTCCAGGTTACTTCAACGGTCAGGCAAACGCTTGGTCGACCAGCGATGCTTCGTACTTTACTAATTCTTCTATAGGTGGCTCTATCTGGACAAACTTCGACCACCGAGAGGGTACTTACTACTTCTGTGTCAAAGCAATCGACTTTGCAGGTAATGAATCGTCCTGTAGCGATACGTTCTCTATCCTATATGATGCCACAGCGCCTATAGCACATGTGACTGCTAGTTCCTACGATGCTGCAGCCAAACAGCTTACAGTCCAGGGCGACACAAGCGACACAACAGACGAGGTAACAGTCGAGTACGCTGGTGCGAGCTATGTGGCAACTGTCGATTCAGACAAAAAATGGACAGTCACCATCCCCACTCCCGCATCACCAGATGGTCAAGTTGTGACTGCCTTTGCGCGCGATACTGCTGGCAATGTCACGAACCCTGGTGCGACACACACCGTTGCTGTCGCCCCTGCCGCAGAACCTAGTGGCAACATAAACGGCGGTCAAAGTGATGGCTCAGGAGAGGGCAACGGCACTACTGCGCAGCGTTCTGTCGTGACAACTCTGCCATCCGTGCTTGGTGCGGTATTGCCGGTATTTATCGTCAGCGCAACGACGCCAACCGTAGCAACAACATTGCCGACCGGTAATGTTGCGGTGGACTCGGCGCAGCAGGCAACTGTACTGGGTAGCGAAACTACAAGCAACTCAGCTTCAGGTGGGGACGACGAATCTAATGTCAAAGGCGCTGCAGACGAAAAAACAAGCGCCAACTGGTTTGCGACTAACTGGTGGTGGCTCGTTCTACTCTTGGCCGCTATCGGTGGCACATGGTGGCTCTTGGTCGCACGTCGTCGCCGTGTTGCAGAAAACGCATAGCATCTTCCTGATGTGATGTAAGCGAGTATCTCCGTCACAGATACTCGCTTTTTTCTACCACAAGCACTATACTAGTGGCACATGGCCACAAAAAAACAAAAAACCTGGCTGCAAAAAGTGCACCACAGCGGCAAGTACCACGCGCGCATGACACTCGTGCCGCACAGGCACAACCAATACAAGCCCCATCTTATTCGCCGACAAGGTCTCATGGTTATTGTGGTGGCAGTGCTGTTGGTGCAGCTTATCACGCATCTTAACTATTTCCATGCGGTACTAGGTGATCAGGCGCAGGTGACGGTGGCGGGGTTGCTCGATGGCACTAACGATGAGCGTTCCAAGGCAAATCTGCAGCCACTTACGCTTGATGCTCGCCTCAGCGACGCAGCCTATATGAAAGCTCGCGATATGCTAGACAAACAGTACTGGTCGCATACATCACCGAGCGGTGTACAGCCTTGGAAATGGCTGGGTGATGCAGGTTATAACTACAGCTATGCAGGCGAAAACTTGGCACGTAATTTCAGTACAAGTCAGGCGGTAGTGAGCGCCTGGATGGCCTCACCCTCGCATCGCGACAACGTACTTAAGAGTCAGTACCAGGACGTCGGTTTTGCAACAGTGGAGGGGACTATGAATGGCCATCCCATCTCACTTGTGGTGGCTATGTACGGTACGCCGCCCGTCTCGGGTATCGGCGCAGTCCAGGGGGTTAACTTTGCGGCACCAGCTAGTGCGCAGCTAAGTCTAGCATCGCGCATCGGCATTGGCTTACAGTCGGTGAGTCCGGCTATTCTCAGTAGTATTGTATTGTTACTGCTTGCAGCAATTGTGGCACTTATAGCTCAGCTATACCACCGTCATATCCCCAAATACCTACAAAGTACTTGGAATCGTCACCACGGACTCGTCAAAGGCTTAGGGTTGTCGTCATTTGTCATTGTGATCTTGGCGTTTTACAGTACCTATGGTCAACTCTAGTACATATTATTGACTTTTTAGCATAAGAATGTTAGAGTAGTGTTTGTAAACGCTCATACACAAACACATGATTCTATTGCCAAAACACCATATTACATTTGACCCTATAGACCCACTTGGTGATGGTCTGGGCGAAGATATTGCTGCCGAGCGCCGCGAAGCGGGGGCTATTCGAGATCTTACTGATCCTATCGATCCGCAAGATCTCGCACAGTCGTGGGGCGCTCT
Protein-coding sequences here:
- the ftsZ gene encoding cell division protein FtsZ, producing the protein MPEVKPSEVQTFASIKVVGVGGAGGSAVNRMKEAGLSGVQFIAMNTDAQALHNSKADVKIHLGKDATGGLGAGADPSVGEQAAHESREEIKSALEGADMVFVTIGAGGGTGSGAGHVVAEIARELGILVVGVATKPFSFEGEKRRTNADWAIAHLGRQVDTLITIPNDRLLQTIDRRTPLLETFKIADDVLRQGVQGISELITEHGLINLDFADVKAIMSNAGSALMGIGRASGEERAALAAQQAIESPLIEVSIDGAKGVLFNVTGGYDMSMSEIQEAAEIITSAVAPDANIIFGATLKPDLEDELIITVIATGFDSEYFDEQAAALGGAASVSQEAQTPERLTKVDDTEVESVNMDLDQTNAAAEFAAEPSHDIWSQPVPAPEEDDESDMPAFLRRRKKNKSDE
- the nrdR gene encoding transcriptional regulator NrdR — protein: MNTQQYRIGDSKVLESREVSDGKTIRRRRETLDGKYRFTTYERIEKPNLAVVKKNGSRELFDREKLAGAIKQSVGKFFKSEIEVERIIDDIEDAVYAVGESEVSSKHIGEIVLDKLADKNEVAYVRFASVYHDFKTLDEFESILASRRRQREGEA
- a CDS encoding vitamin K epoxide reductase family protein produces the protein MMNKLHAIRDFFTHEDKKLRDDRWIFASMLVGAVLSLLASFVLSYDAIQIAKNPNAELSCSVNVVINCATVAKHPTAEMFGFPNSFLGLMAESVVITVAIAGLAGIRFPRGFMFAAQIGYTLGLIFAYVLFYISFFIIQALCPWCLLVTLTTTLVFFAMTRYNIRENNLYLPKSIMRPLHRWIEKDYDKLLMWSLIVIFIAAIIVKYGDGLFA
- a CDS encoding DUF1295 domain-containing protein, producing the protein METVCLPSMLVSFVAALAAASVFMTGVFLWARARGRYDVIDIAWGVVFIVIAVTTYILGDPGALQLLLLLLVAAWGLRLSLHIYRRWRRSDKEDHRYQQLRRDYTKKRGGVAWNMYGKVFLVQALLAVVVCTPVIIAMGSEPALIGTWALVGACIWCIGFYFETVGDWQLRKFLSDSSNKGKIMTRGLWKYTRHPNYFGEMTQWWGIFVIALSVEYGWAGLIGPLVITWLLVFISGVPLTERHFRGRPGWDEYVRRTSKLIPLPPRSDD
- the ileS gene encoding isoleucine--tRNA ligase, with amino-acid sequence MKFKANSRRRALEYEKDWVQKWKTQKTFEKSVEQRPADNAYVFYDGPPFITGVPHHGTLLSSVVKDAVPRYQTMLGKRVERVWGWDCHGLPAEVFTEKKLGIKDRRDIGTKISLEEYITTARDNMVQTSSLWNDTIDRIGRWVDMDNAYKTMDKEYMESIWWAFKELYNKGKIYEGERVLMYCTRDATPLSKAEVTMDAGAYQDVTDPSVYVKFKLTNGNTLLAWTTTPWTLPANTAVAVNKDLDYVEVKVGDEQFTVAKELVQKVLTDEKHQPLEYEVVRELKGEELVGLSYEPLFENRGEDAHKVWAADYVSAEDGSGIVHIAPAYGEEDFELAQREGIPVVHVIDENGLYSETEWRGENVWEINKTIAKMLHERGTVWKIDYIRHSYPHCHRCGTRLMYRAHPSWFFDVQGQKQLMLEKNTEQIEWFPEHLKHGRWQKNIEAAPDWNLSRDRFWATAMPVWEGKDKDGKKHQIVVGSYAELKDLSGRELDDYHRPWVDDITFEKDGIHYTRIEKVLDGWFESGSMPFAQFHYPFENKAKFEANFPGDFISEYIGQVRAWFYYLHVVGVGLFGEAPFKHVITTGVVAGNDGRKMSKSYGNYTDPNELMDKFSADSLRFLLLSSPLLSGEDFALHDKDVGDVARKLSMIWNMYDFFTMYAEVDGWEFDPTKPFTTNPEDVHNPLDKWIISRVHELNKHVSEHMDAYNLPVAMSEFLPFIEDASNWFVRRSRRRFWKSEDDGDKAEAYCTLHYVLMKLSVILAPFTPFLSEELYQNLGGGGESVHLLDWPSNYTVDQLVLDEMGTVREYVNQALSIRAKERLKIRQPLASVTVPTLGKFVNFEDILTEELNVKKVVQGGELTLDLELTPELKREGLMREVIRHIQATRKDAGLNVDDRIVLHLSTDNQELAAAIAEHEDTIRTEVLADGVSTDKLSYEKDVKVEGADLQVSLEKYSA
- a CDS encoding right-handed parallel beta-helix repeat-containing protein, with the protein product MGLAIKSKRRGGLILTVIAAFALVAQPMYGLIADQVAHAAGNVTINEVSSASSPEWVELYAPADTNLAGWVVQFDANDGTAQKKILTSADVTDANGLFVVETTTTWLTNTGDVIKLYDGTTLKQTVTVPNLTAAQSYRADYDGASAFAISGTPTKGITNGTAPALTLAQRVAAAAPGDTIDITNDEVIPSQVVITKPLIIKSSTGAKLSTPNALTGILGIQSNNVTIDGLIFESNFDIGESQVVRGLEISSYTGITVKNNRFLNLRQPAYINDNAQVTVINNYTNQTKGWVILSNSNVSFSGNTWGTNVLDIAIIAGATNNYSDAQVVAMSDTNADAVVENQFGGSKRLSDAYVTQTSNGNSGDEGSKWNPYTSIQSGVGRIVPGGTVHVANGTYSQSTSVDKSATVKAESQAARVIGGPSYNDTAFRVAAPNVTIDGFSIGDTSSMVGTVGVDLGGSAGAVVKNNVIEHNQRGISLAGASNVTLDSNTVRDNNANPENNAGIWGDAVSGITIVNSAFSGASNTSINLAGSSNIVLSRNTFTSGANAAVLWGDSNVTLQDNLLSGLSSTGFFVTGTIGLNATNNTLTASTTGKSAFSISTASGAQSSDITLTGNKITGYTNGLNVGSGSFSGTVAATKNWWGSATGPQDTNSTDGSTPAANAAGTGVAVNGAARYGSWCLSVACTDFYGALTAPTNLTPPAGAFTRDRGFSMTWNVVPGASIYEYRTANTLVDATTLGPIIYSDNSASSNYSVAGGKVTRGNSGTPDADYYWQVRAGDGSGSWGPWSAISKVTVDNVAPTSTNDLASLVRGSLIIHHTITDNTQPASGKLRIWKQNSDGSLDNSKFYASANAVATDSAGVATYALNTASQLYGDGKYTAKFTSRDAAGNESVQEKVFTVDNTAPTVTVKSGAIGNTTSKIFSNVSLSLYDAYQVDRYVLNGQMVDFTNNTYSDANFQNIKSKLVQGSNTFVLYDVAGNTTTYVFNYDTVAPAAPTHQSPGADTIQSSNDFWFDWSDVSDAVSYEMQNSQNPAIGADGSFTNVQWTGDYQQIQPIESQARSVGANGTWYWQVRAVDAAGNKSTWTAPWKVTIDHDAPHVPVDLTWVAQGGASVTSGNATNVAQGTLGWNHALSDSDVDHYKYYFWTNIPGYFNGQANAWSTSDASYFTNSSIGGSIWTNFDHREGTYYFCVKAIDFAGNESSCSDTFSILYDATAPIAHVTASSYDAAAKQLTVQGDTSDTTDEVTVEYAGASYVATVDSDKKWTVTIPTPASPDGQVVTAFARDTAGNVTNPGATHTVAVAPAAEPSGNINGGQSDGSGEGNGTTAQRSVVTTLPSVLGAVLPVFIVSATTPTVATTLPTGNVAVDSAQQATVLGSETTSNSASGGDDESNVKGAADEKTSANWFATNWWWLVLLLAAIGGTWWLLVARRRRVAENA